In Musa acuminata AAA Group cultivar baxijiao chromosome BXJ2-10, Cavendish_Baxijiao_AAA, whole genome shotgun sequence, a genomic segment contains:
- the LOC135625607 gene encoding protein RETARDED ROOT GROWTH-LIKE-like isoform X2, whose protein sequence is MGLFRIRGLEMRLKPFLSTSTHLLNQSRSLQTLPAYGHNRGVSYIASLVFRCRAAAGCARSPRLFFSVSSHQELEWREEQRQPLSSFIKDDRQDRFQLQQDKPGRFVPVRAFFLSTSIDLRSLQFQNSFDIIPPASRATNYVILRFYDVKSDPHVMELDFANESNCHYMIVEKHASGLLPEMRKDDYVVVEIPTLKTWMQGGLDYIMLKNLSIDGIRIIGSVLGQSIALDYYIGQVDGMVAEFTDINHEMKKIGTFTVKKEKLFQLVGKANSNLADVILKLGLFERSDIAWKSAKYAQMWEYLRDEYELTQRFGSLDYKLKFVEHNIHTFQDILQNRKSVFMECLIIVLIALEILISLYSVYTH, encoded by the exons ATGGGTTTGTTTCGGATTCGCGGATTGGAGATGCGTCTCAAGCCCTTTCTTTCGACCTCCACCCACCTCCTTAATCAGTCCCGGTCCTTGCAAACCTTACCCGCCTACGGCCACAACCGCGGCGTCTCCTACATAGCTTCCCTCGTCTTTCGTTGCCGCGCCGCTGCTGGCTGCGCTCGCTCGCCCAGGCTCTTCTTCTCGGTCTCTTCGCATCAAGAACTCGAGTGGCGCGAGGAGCAGCGGCAGCCCTTGTCATCATTCATCAAGGACGACCGCCAGGACCGCTTCCAGCTCCAGCAGGATAAGCCAGGCCGATTCGTCCCCGTCAGAGCCTTCTTCTTGTCCACCAG CATTGATTTGAGAAGCTTGCAGTTCCAGAATTCGTTTGACATCATCCCCCCTGCCTCTCGTGCCACCAACTATGTCATTCTTAGGTTCTATGATGTCAAGAGTGACCCGCAT GTTATGGAGCTTGATTTTGCGAATGAGAGTAATTGTCATTATATG ATTGTGGAAAAACATGCATCAGGTTTGCTGCCAGAGATGAGGAAGGATG ACTATGTGGTAGTTGAAATACCAACCTTGAAGACCTGGATGCAAGGTGGGCTTGACTACATTATGCTTAAGAATTTGAGCATAGATGGTATTCGCATCATTGGAAGTGTTCTTGGTCAAAGCATTGCTTTAGATTACTATATTGGGCAA GTTGATGGAATGGTTGCAGAATTCACAGATATCAATCATGAAATGAAGAAAATTGGTACTTTTACTGTAAAGAAGGAAAAACTTTTTCAGTTAGTGGGGAAAGCAAATTCTAATTTGGCGGATGTTATTCTTAAACTTGGGCTTTTTGAGAG GTCAGACATTGCATGGAAGAGTGCTAAATATGCACAGATGTGGGAGTATCTACGGGATGAATATGAGCTGACACAAAGATTTGGGAGCCTTGACTATAAGTTGAAGTTTGTCGAG CACAACATACACACCTTCCAGGATATTCTTCAGAATCGGAAATCAGTATTTATGGAGTGTCTAATAATTGTTTTGATTGCTTTGGAGATTCTCATCTCACTTTATAGTGTATATACTCATTGA
- the LOC135625607 gene encoding protein RETARDED ROOT GROWTH-LIKE-like isoform X1 encodes MGLFRIRGLEMRLKPFLSTSTHLLNQSRSLQTLPAYGHNRGVSYIASLVFRCRAAAGCARSPRLFFSVSSHQELEWREEQRQPLSSFIKDDRQDRFQLQQDKPGRFVPVRAFFLSTSIDLRSLQFQNSFDIIPPASRATNYVILRFYDVKSDPHVMELDFANESNCHYMVVFQYGSVVLFNVSEHEADGYLKIVEKHASGLLPEMRKDDYVVVEIPTLKTWMQGGLDYIMLKNLSIDGIRIIGSVLGQSIALDYYIGQVDGMVAEFTDINHEMKKIGTFTVKKEKLFQLVGKANSNLADVILKLGLFERSDIAWKSAKYAQMWEYLRDEYELTQRFGSLDYKLKFVEHNIHTFQDILQNRKSVFMECLIIVLIALEILISLYSVYTH; translated from the exons ATGGGTTTGTTTCGGATTCGCGGATTGGAGATGCGTCTCAAGCCCTTTCTTTCGACCTCCACCCACCTCCTTAATCAGTCCCGGTCCTTGCAAACCTTACCCGCCTACGGCCACAACCGCGGCGTCTCCTACATAGCTTCCCTCGTCTTTCGTTGCCGCGCCGCTGCTGGCTGCGCTCGCTCGCCCAGGCTCTTCTTCTCGGTCTCTTCGCATCAAGAACTCGAGTGGCGCGAGGAGCAGCGGCAGCCCTTGTCATCATTCATCAAGGACGACCGCCAGGACCGCTTCCAGCTCCAGCAGGATAAGCCAGGCCGATTCGTCCCCGTCAGAGCCTTCTTCTTGTCCACCAG CATTGATTTGAGAAGCTTGCAGTTCCAGAATTCGTTTGACATCATCCCCCCTGCCTCTCGTGCCACCAACTATGTCATTCTTAGGTTCTATGATGTCAAGAGTGACCCGCAT GTTATGGAGCTTGATTTTGCGAATGAGAGTAATTGTCATTATATGGTAGTTTTTCAATATGGTTCTGTTGTGTTGTTTAATGTTTCTGAACATGAAGCTGATGGTTATTTGAAGATTGTGGAAAAACATGCATCAGGTTTGCTGCCAGAGATGAGGAAGGATG ACTATGTGGTAGTTGAAATACCAACCTTGAAGACCTGGATGCAAGGTGGGCTTGACTACATTATGCTTAAGAATTTGAGCATAGATGGTATTCGCATCATTGGAAGTGTTCTTGGTCAAAGCATTGCTTTAGATTACTATATTGGGCAA GTTGATGGAATGGTTGCAGAATTCACAGATATCAATCATGAAATGAAGAAAATTGGTACTTTTACTGTAAAGAAGGAAAAACTTTTTCAGTTAGTGGGGAAAGCAAATTCTAATTTGGCGGATGTTATTCTTAAACTTGGGCTTTTTGAGAG GTCAGACATTGCATGGAAGAGTGCTAAATATGCACAGATGTGGGAGTATCTACGGGATGAATATGAGCTGACACAAAGATTTGGGAGCCTTGACTATAAGTTGAAGTTTGTCGAG CACAACATACACACCTTCCAGGATATTCTTCAGAATCGGAAATCAGTATTTATGGAGTGTCTAATAATTGTTTTGATTGCTTTGGAGATTCTCATCTCACTTTATAGTGTATATACTCATTGA
- the LOC103978211 gene encoding dof zinc finger protein DOF2.1 isoform X2, translating to MPFILPMLCLCVICFSPQVALLAQEHLHEIMEISNAHHQAAMASLPLEGTLTGCQNLQRQQQQQERKVRPQPEQSLKCPRCESTNTKFCYYNNYSLSQPRHFCKGCRRYWTKGGSLRNVPVGGGCRKNKKSSSKRPQHQSFTTISNPSLLAYDPNGLSLALASLQKQHHDPGRSLDDHETFLLGNPILDDPTAPPAGFLDMMRTGFLDGTTDYSSSFHNLYCGYGGNGSTDVEVGLPFGGGLGGATTTTATTVTTTSQLSCRDLDGEEDKMLVGLQWQVGGDCNMALDSTRDHCSWNGTVGSNWHSLINSSLM from the exons ATGCCGTTCATTCTTCCCATGCTTTGCTTGTGTGTGATATGCTTCTCTCCTCAGGTAGCTCTCCTTGCACAAGAACATCTGCATGAGATTATGGAGATCTCCAACGCACATCACCAG GCGGCCATGGCTAGCCTTCCACTTGAAGGAACTCTAACTGGGTGCCAAAATCtacagaggcagcagcagcagcaggagaggAAGGTTAGGCCACAACCAGAACAATCCCTCAAGTGCCCCAGATGCGAGtccaccaacaccaagttctgctactacaacaactacagcctTTCCCAGCCAAGGCACTTCTGCAAGGGCTGCAGGAGATACTGGACCAAAGGTGGCTCTCTAAGGAACGTCCCTGTTGGAGGTGGCTGCAGGAAGAACAAGAAGTCTTCTTCCAAGAGGCCACAGCACCAGTCCTTCACCACCATCTCTAACCCATCACTCCTTGCTTATGATCCCAATGGCCTCAGCCTGGCCCTGGCAAGCCTCCAGAAACAACACCACGACCCAGGGCGTTCGCTGGACGACCACGAAACCTTCCTTCTCGGAAACCCTATTCTTGATGATCCTACAGCACCTCCTGCAGGGTTCCTTGACATGATGAGGACTGGGTTTCTTGATGGCACCACTGATTACTCGAGCTCCTTCCACAACCTCTACTGTGGATATGGTGGCAATGGCAGTACTGACGTAGAGGTGGGTTTGCCCTTTGGTGGAGGACTGGGTGGCGCAACCACAACAACTGCTACGACTGTGACCACTACCAGCCAGCTCTCCTGCAGGGACTTGGATGGAGAGGAGGACAAGATGTTGGTGGGTCTCCAATGGCAGGTGGGAGGAGACTGCAACATGGCTTTGGACTCTACCAGAGATCACTGCAGCTGGAATGGTACTGTTGGTTCAAACTGGCACAGTCTCATCAACAGCTCCCTCATGTAG
- the LOC103978211 gene encoding dof zinc finger protein DOF2.1 isoform X1: MPFILPMLCLCVICFSPQVALLAQEHLHEIMEISNAHHQLLLGVLVVGDTSSSPITSFYSTGETSWESAAMASLPLEGTLTGCQNLQRQQQQQERKVRPQPEQSLKCPRCESTNTKFCYYNNYSLSQPRHFCKGCRRYWTKGGSLRNVPVGGGCRKNKKSSSKRPQHQSFTTISNPSLLAYDPNGLSLALASLQKQHHDPGRSLDDHETFLLGNPILDDPTAPPAGFLDMMRTGFLDGTTDYSSSFHNLYCGYGGNGSTDVEVGLPFGGGLGGATTTTATTVTTTSQLSCRDLDGEEDKMLVGLQWQVGGDCNMALDSTRDHCSWNGTVGSNWHSLINSSLM, from the exons ATGCCGTTCATTCTTCCCATGCTTTGCTTGTGTGTGATATGCTTCTCTCCTCAGGTAGCTCTCCTTGCACAAGAACATCTGCATGAGATTATGGAGATCTCCAACGCACATCACCAG CTCCTGCTTGGAGTGTTGGTTGTCGGTGATACCAGTTCTTCTCCGATCACTTCATTCTATTCAACCGGAGAAACGTCATGGGAGTCG GCGGCCATGGCTAGCCTTCCACTTGAAGGAACTCTAACTGGGTGCCAAAATCtacagaggcagcagcagcagcaggagaggAAGGTTAGGCCACAACCAGAACAATCCCTCAAGTGCCCCAGATGCGAGtccaccaacaccaagttctgctactacaacaactacagcctTTCCCAGCCAAGGCACTTCTGCAAGGGCTGCAGGAGATACTGGACCAAAGGTGGCTCTCTAAGGAACGTCCCTGTTGGAGGTGGCTGCAGGAAGAACAAGAAGTCTTCTTCCAAGAGGCCACAGCACCAGTCCTTCACCACCATCTCTAACCCATCACTCCTTGCTTATGATCCCAATGGCCTCAGCCTGGCCCTGGCAAGCCTCCAGAAACAACACCACGACCCAGGGCGTTCGCTGGACGACCACGAAACCTTCCTTCTCGGAAACCCTATTCTTGATGATCCTACAGCACCTCCTGCAGGGTTCCTTGACATGATGAGGACTGGGTTTCTTGATGGCACCACTGATTACTCGAGCTCCTTCCACAACCTCTACTGTGGATATGGTGGCAATGGCAGTACTGACGTAGAGGTGGGTTTGCCCTTTGGTGGAGGACTGGGTGGCGCAACCACAACAACTGCTACGACTGTGACCACTACCAGCCAGCTCTCCTGCAGGGACTTGGATGGAGAGGAGGACAAGATGTTGGTGGGTCTCCAATGGCAGGTGGGAGGAGACTGCAACATGGCTTTGGACTCTACCAGAGATCACTGCAGCTGGAATGGTACTGTTGGTTCAAACTGGCACAGTCTCATCAACAGCTCCCTCATGTAG
- the LOC103978211 gene encoding dof zinc finger protein DOF2.1 isoform X3 has protein sequence MEISNAHHQLLLGVLVVGDTSSSPITSFYSTGETSWESAAMASLPLEGTLTGCQNLQRQQQQQERKVRPQPEQSLKCPRCESTNTKFCYYNNYSLSQPRHFCKGCRRYWTKGGSLRNVPVGGGCRKNKKSSSKRPQHQSFTTISNPSLLAYDPNGLSLALASLQKQHHDPGRSLDDHETFLLGNPILDDPTAPPAGFLDMMRTGFLDGTTDYSSSFHNLYCGYGGNGSTDVEVGLPFGGGLGGATTTTATTVTTTSQLSCRDLDGEEDKMLVGLQWQVGGDCNMALDSTRDHCSWNGTVGSNWHSLINSSLM, from the exons ATGGAGATCTCCAACGCACATCACCAG CTCCTGCTTGGAGTGTTGGTTGTCGGTGATACCAGTTCTTCTCCGATCACTTCATTCTATTCAACCGGAGAAACGTCATGGGAGTCG GCGGCCATGGCTAGCCTTCCACTTGAAGGAACTCTAACTGGGTGCCAAAATCtacagaggcagcagcagcagcaggagaggAAGGTTAGGCCACAACCAGAACAATCCCTCAAGTGCCCCAGATGCGAGtccaccaacaccaagttctgctactacaacaactacagcctTTCCCAGCCAAGGCACTTCTGCAAGGGCTGCAGGAGATACTGGACCAAAGGTGGCTCTCTAAGGAACGTCCCTGTTGGAGGTGGCTGCAGGAAGAACAAGAAGTCTTCTTCCAAGAGGCCACAGCACCAGTCCTTCACCACCATCTCTAACCCATCACTCCTTGCTTATGATCCCAATGGCCTCAGCCTGGCCCTGGCAAGCCTCCAGAAACAACACCACGACCCAGGGCGTTCGCTGGACGACCACGAAACCTTCCTTCTCGGAAACCCTATTCTTGATGATCCTACAGCACCTCCTGCAGGGTTCCTTGACATGATGAGGACTGGGTTTCTTGATGGCACCACTGATTACTCGAGCTCCTTCCACAACCTCTACTGTGGATATGGTGGCAATGGCAGTACTGACGTAGAGGTGGGTTTGCCCTTTGGTGGAGGACTGGGTGGCGCAACCACAACAACTGCTACGACTGTGACCACTACCAGCCAGCTCTCCTGCAGGGACTTGGATGGAGAGGAGGACAAGATGTTGGTGGGTCTCCAATGGCAGGTGGGAGGAGACTGCAACATGGCTTTGGACTCTACCAGAGATCACTGCAGCTGGAATGGTACTGTTGGTTCAAACTGGCACAGTCTCATCAACAGCTCCCTCATGTAG
- the LOC103978211 gene encoding dof zinc finger protein DOF3.1 isoform X4 — MEISNAHHQAAMASLPLEGTLTGCQNLQRQQQQQERKVRPQPEQSLKCPRCESTNTKFCYYNNYSLSQPRHFCKGCRRYWTKGGSLRNVPVGGGCRKNKKSSSKRPQHQSFTTISNPSLLAYDPNGLSLALASLQKQHHDPGRSLDDHETFLLGNPILDDPTAPPAGFLDMMRTGFLDGTTDYSSSFHNLYCGYGGNGSTDVEVGLPFGGGLGGATTTTATTVTTTSQLSCRDLDGEEDKMLVGLQWQVGGDCNMALDSTRDHCSWNGTVGSNWHSLINSSLM; from the exons ATGGAGATCTCCAACGCACATCACCAG GCGGCCATGGCTAGCCTTCCACTTGAAGGAACTCTAACTGGGTGCCAAAATCtacagaggcagcagcagcagcaggagaggAAGGTTAGGCCACAACCAGAACAATCCCTCAAGTGCCCCAGATGCGAGtccaccaacaccaagttctgctactacaacaactacagcctTTCCCAGCCAAGGCACTTCTGCAAGGGCTGCAGGAGATACTGGACCAAAGGTGGCTCTCTAAGGAACGTCCCTGTTGGAGGTGGCTGCAGGAAGAACAAGAAGTCTTCTTCCAAGAGGCCACAGCACCAGTCCTTCACCACCATCTCTAACCCATCACTCCTTGCTTATGATCCCAATGGCCTCAGCCTGGCCCTGGCAAGCCTCCAGAAACAACACCACGACCCAGGGCGTTCGCTGGACGACCACGAAACCTTCCTTCTCGGAAACCCTATTCTTGATGATCCTACAGCACCTCCTGCAGGGTTCCTTGACATGATGAGGACTGGGTTTCTTGATGGCACCACTGATTACTCGAGCTCCTTCCACAACCTCTACTGTGGATATGGTGGCAATGGCAGTACTGACGTAGAGGTGGGTTTGCCCTTTGGTGGAGGACTGGGTGGCGCAACCACAACAACTGCTACGACTGTGACCACTACCAGCCAGCTCTCCTGCAGGGACTTGGATGGAGAGGAGGACAAGATGTTGGTGGGTCTCCAATGGCAGGTGGGAGGAGACTGCAACATGGCTTTGGACTCTACCAGAGATCACTGCAGCTGGAATGGTACTGTTGGTTCAAACTGGCACAGTCTCATCAACAGCTCCCTCATGTAG